The region GAACTTGCTCTCGTCGAGCGTAGAAGATGCTGCAGTAACGGGGGATAAATCAGCCATTGTCATTCGACCTTTGGTAAAATTACGTGTTGCAAAACGGTGCTCGGCTCGCGGCTTTGCCCTGCATCCATCCCGACTGCAATCTACGTTTGCAGCTAACTTTTTATGTTATCACGATGAACGCATCTCTCTCAGCCTCCCTCTTCACCGCCATCGAAATGGCGCCCCGCGACCCTATCCTCGGCATTACCGATGCATACAATGCCGACAAGAATCCAGGCAAAACCAACCTCGGCGTTGGCGTCTACTATGACGATAACGGCAAGGTGCCGTTGCTGGAGTGCGTGAAAAAGGCGGAAGCTGAACTGGCCGCCAAACTGGCGCCGCGTACCTATTTGCCGATCGACGGTCTGGCAACGTACGACAAGGCGGTCCAGGAATTGGTATTTGGTGCCGATAGCGCGGTTGTTCAAGAGAAGCGCGCGATCACCGTGCAAGCCCTGGGCGGCACCGGCGCACTGAAGCTCGGCGCCGACTTCATCAAACATTTCTCGCCGGCATCGACCCAGATCTGGATCAGCGACCCGAGCTGGGAAAACCATCGCGCGCTGTTCGAGATGGCCGGCTTCACCGTCAACAACTATCCCTACTACGACGCGGCCACCCGCGGCGTGAACTTCGCGGGCATGCTCGATGCGCTCAAGACTATGGCCTCCGGCTCGGTCGTGCTGCTGCACGCATGCTGCCACAACCCGACCGGCGCCGACCTGACTGCCGATCAATGGACCCAAGTCATTGAAGTAGTGACATCGCGCGGCCTGATCCCGTTCCTCGACATGGCCTATCAAGGTTTCGGCGACGGCATCGAAGAAGACGGCAAGGTCGTGCGTCGCTTCGCTGAAGCAGGCGGTCCGTTGTTCGTGTCGAACTCGTTCTCGAAGTCGTTCTCGCTGTACGGCGAGCGCGTCGGCGCGCTGAGCATCGTCGCTTCGACCAACGAAGAAGCTGCACGCGTGCTGTCGCAACTCAAGCGAGTGGTGCGCACCAACTATTCCAACCCGCCGATCCACGGTGGCCAGGTTGTCGCCACTGCACTGGCTTCGCCGGAACTGCGTGCTCTGTGGGAAAGCGAACTGGCCGAGATGCGCGTGCGCATCCGCGAAATGCGTCAGCTGCTGGTCGCGAAGCTGAAGGAAAAAGCGCCTGCGCACGATTTCGACTTCGTCATCAAGCAACGCGGCATGTTCTCGTACTCGGGCCTGACCAAGGCGCAAGTCGAGCGTCTGCGCAATGAGTTCTCGATCTATGCCGTTGATACCGGCCGCATTTGCGTCGCCGCACTGAACAGCAAGAATATCGACGCCGTCGTTGACGCCATCGCCAAGGTGCTCTAAAGAGAAAAGCGTTCCACCCTGAAACGGGCGGGACGCAAAAAGGTTTTGACAGGAAGTGAAAATCAAGTCATAATCTTTTTCTCAGCTGTTCCCTGATAGCTCAGTCGGTAGAGCGACGGACTGTTAATCCGCAGGTCCCTGGTTCGAGTCCAGGTCGGGGAGCCAAAAAAATCGAAGAAGCCTCGCATTCGTGCGGGGCTTTTTCTATTCCGGAGTTTGTTTCTGCATGGCGCCGCATGCCTGGTGGCGAGCAAGCGCGAGATGTTTCAGAATCGTTTTTCGTGGTCGCGCGTTGTCCGCAATGCGCGATGAAGAAGAGGGCGGTGCGTAGCGAATTATTTAGCAATTTTCTGGCGTGGAAATATAGCCGCGAAGGAAAATTTAGTTCATAATCGCGCCCTCAGCTGTTCCCTGATAGCTCAGTCGGTAGAGCGACGGACTGTTAATCCGCAGGTCCCTGGTTCGAGTCCAGGTCGGGGAGCCAAAAAATTCGAAAGCCTCGCATCCGTGCGGGGCTTTTTCGTTGGCCGGCGCCAAACGCTCGCCTGCAGCCGGGGAATTTTGCAGGTATGCTGGCGCACTTCGACGGGAGATTGCACATGATAGAAATCGAGGCAACCATCTTGTGGGCGCGCGGCAGTGAAGAGGCGTTCGCCGACAACCGCTACAGCCGCGTGCATCGCTGGCGTTTCGACGGCGGGGTGGAAGTGCCGGCGTCGTCATCGCCGCATATCGTTCCTTTGCCGTATTCCTCGCCGGACAATGTCGATCCGGAAGAGGCTTACCTGGCGTCGCTGTCGAGTTGCCATATGCTGACGTTCCTGGCCATCGCGGCAAAGCGTGGTTTCGTGGTCGATCGCTATGTCGACCGCGCCGGCGCCGTGATGGAAAAGAACGCCAGGGGCAAGCTGGTGGTCAGCAAGGCGACCTTGCAACCGGTCGTCGTGTATCGCGGCCGTGTGCCGACGTCGGATGAGGACGAGGTCCTGCACCATGCGGCCCATGAAGAATGTTTCCTGGCCAATTCGGTGCTGACCGAGATTACGGTCGTGCCGACATCGACGGCTGCGGACGCTTGATCAGGCTCGTTTCGGGCTTGTTGTTTTAACAGGTGCATAAGCATATTCGGACAAGTTGCTTGACTTCGCTATCTGTATCGAATATAAATACAGTATGAAGTCGAGTCGATTTGCCGTGGCGGCACACATATTGGTCAGCGTCGAGCACGCGACCCGGGGAGGGGAAGCTTTTTTGTCCTCCGCCGCCATCGCGGCCAGCGTCAACACCAATCCGGTGTTTGTTCGCGAACTGCTGCGCAAGTTGTCGAAGGCGCATCTGGTCGTGACCAAGGAAGGCAAGGGCGGCGGCGCGCAACTGGCGCGCGCGGCTTCGCAAATCAGCCTGGCTGAAATTTACCAGGCGGTGGAAGAAGAGCCGGTGCTCAAGCACAATACGCGGCCCAAGGATCCATGTTGCCGCGTCAGTTGCGGCATGGATATGGCGCTGGAACCGGTGATTTCCGAAGTCGAGGGCGCGATGCTGAAAGTGCTGAAGGGCAGGAAACTATCCGAACTGGTCACCACGATCTGCGGCTAGCAAGCGGGCCGGATCAACAATGAAATTCACGACAAGGCCGATGATCTGATTTTGGATTACCAGGCCTTGCGCATAAGGCGAAAAGCCGCATTCAGGGATGCTCGAAAAAGGAGGATCGGTCAACGGTCCTCATTTTTATTTCATAACTGTCATTAAAAATAAGACAGTTTTGGCGGCGGGCATCTGCAAGACGGGCGACGAAACAGGCAGGACATTGCAT is a window of Herbaspirillum hiltneri N3 DNA encoding:
- a CDS encoding amino acid aminotransferase; this translates as MNASLSASLFTAIEMAPRDPILGITDAYNADKNPGKTNLGVGVYYDDNGKVPLLECVKKAEAELAAKLAPRTYLPIDGLATYDKAVQELVFGADSAVVQEKRAITVQALGGTGALKLGADFIKHFSPASTQIWISDPSWENHRALFEMAGFTVNNYPYYDAATRGVNFAGMLDALKTMASGSVVLLHACCHNPTGADLTADQWTQVIEVVTSRGLIPFLDMAYQGFGDGIEEDGKVVRRFAEAGGPLFVSNSFSKSFSLYGERVGALSIVASTNEEAARVLSQLKRVVRTNYSNPPIHGGQVVATALASPELRALWESELAEMRVRIREMRQLLVAKLKEKAPAHDFDFVIKQRGMFSYSGLTKAQVERLRNEFSIYAVDTGRICVAALNSKNIDAVVDAIAKVL
- a CDS encoding OsmC family protein, producing the protein MIEIEATILWARGSEEAFADNRYSRVHRWRFDGGVEVPASSSPHIVPLPYSSPDNVDPEEAYLASLSSCHMLTFLAIAAKRGFVVDRYVDRAGAVMEKNARGKLVVSKATLQPVVVYRGRVPTSDEDEVLHHAAHEECFLANSVLTEITVVPTSTAADA
- a CDS encoding Rrf2 family transcriptional regulator; amino-acid sequence: MKSSRFAVAAHILVSVEHATRGGEAFLSSAAIAASVNTNPVFVRELLRKLSKAHLVVTKEGKGGGAQLARAASQISLAEIYQAVEEEPVLKHNTRPKDPCCRVSCGMDMALEPVISEVEGAMLKVLKGRKLSELVTTICG